A DNA window from Rhineura floridana isolate rRhiFlo1 chromosome 11, rRhiFlo1.hap2, whole genome shotgun sequence contains the following coding sequences:
- the LOC133366067 gene encoding olfactory receptor 4K14-like has product MHNKWMSWGNQTTVTEFVLLGLSETWEVKVLLFVFFLLLYMATLYNNILILSAIISDHRLFDSPMFFLIGHLAFLDLCMSSFATPRYLFDFLAQRQAISFQDCMAQIFFLHLFGGSEMLLLTAMAYDRYVAICHPLHYVSLMSRCHCIGLVLASWAGGFIHTSVQLGFMINVPFCGPNRVDNYFCDLPLVIKLGCIDTYPLEVMMVTNSGIMSLVSFIALLLSYALLLSTICSRGPSEGTSKAASTCTSHLIVVTMYFGPCLFIYLRPYTRFMIDKVFSVFSISITPFLNPTVYALKNKEMKAAIRRLLARRSGQVSTHGRPGASGKSIK; this is encoded by the coding sequence ATGCACAATAAGTGGATGTCGTGGGGTAACCAGACAACGGTGACCGAGTTTGTCCTGCTGGGTCTCTCTGAAACCTGGGAAGTCAAAGTTCTCTTATTTGTCTTCTTCCTCCTGCTGTACATGGCTACTCTCTACAACAACATTCTCATCCTCTCGGCAATTATCAGTGATCACCGGCTTTTCGATTCCCCCATGTTCTTTCTGATAGGTCATCTGGCTTTCCTGGATCTCTGCATGTCCTCCTTTGCTACCCCAAGGTATCTCTTTGATTTCCTTGCGCAACGCCAAGCCATCTCTTTCCAGGACTGCATGGCCCAAATTTTCTTCCTCCATCTCTTTGGAGGCAGCGAGATGCTCCTGCTGACAGCTATGGCCTATGACCGGTACGTGGCCATCTGCCATCCTCTCCACTATGTCTCACTCATGAGCCGATGCCATTGCATAGGGCTTGTGCTAGCCTCCTGGGCTGGTGGGTTCATCCACACCAGTGTGCAATTGGGTTTCATGATAAATGTGCCCTTCTGTGGGCCCAATCGGGTGGACAACTACTTCTGTGACCTTCCATTGGTCATCAAGTTGGGTTGCATTGACACCTATCCCCTGGAGGTCATGATGGTGACTAATAGTGGAATTATGTCACTTGTGTCTTTCATTGCCTTGCTTCTCTCCTACGCACTTCTTCTCTCCACAATCTGCTCCCGGGGGCCCTCTGAAGGGACCAGCAAGGCTGCCTCCACATGTACCTCTCACCTGATTGTGGTCACCATGTACTTTGGgccctgtttgtttatttatctacGTCCATACACCCGGTTCATGATTGATAAAGTGTTCTCCGTCTTCTCCATCTCCATTACCCCCTTCCTGAACCCTACTGTCTATGCCCTGAAGAACAAAGAGATGAAGGCTGCCATAAGAAGACTGTTGGCAAGACGTTCTGGACAGGTGTCTACTCATGGCCGCCCTGGGGCATCAGGAAAGAGCATCAAATAG